In Streptomyces seoulensis, the following are encoded in one genomic region:
- a CDS encoding ribbon-helix-helix protein, CopG family gives MGTSVLSLRMDGELLERLRERAARRGMSVQDYVIRTLVRDDFDERFQTAVDETEKFYGVT, from the coding sequence ATGGGGACCAGTGTGCTCAGCCTGCGGATGGACGGGGAGCTGCTAGAGAGGCTCCGGGAACGCGCGGCCAGGAGGGGAATGAGCGTGCAGGACTATGTGATCCGCACGCTCGTCAGGGACGACTTCGACGAGCGGTTCCAGACCGCCGTCGACGAGACCGAGAAGTTCTACGGGGTCACATGA
- a CDS encoding MFS transporter yields MFSSLKVRNYRLFFAGQVVSNTGTWMQRIAQDWLVLSLTGSSAAVGITTALQFLPMLLFGLYGGVLVDRLPKRPALLFTQSAMALTGLALAALTLSGHVQVWHVYVAAFAVGLATVVDNPARQSFVSEMVGPGQLQNAVSLNSANFQSARLVGPAVAGLMITGVGTGWAFLANGLSFVAPIGGLLLMRTRELHSVDRAPRGKGQLREGLRHVAGRPELIWPIVLVGFIGTFGFNFPVWLTAFADDVFHAGAGAYSLFNTLMAVGSLIGALLAARRGTARFRVLVAAALAFGTVEIVAALAPSYWLFALLMVPIGAFGLTVNVTANTAVQMSTDPAMRGRVMSLFMMVFMGGTPLGAPLVGWVTDTYGARFGFVAGGVVSAAAAAVIGLFLARAGDLRLRLSWHRGPQLRFVPRGSEELTPTA; encoded by the coding sequence ATGTTCAGCTCGCTGAAGGTCCGGAACTACCGGCTGTTCTTCGCCGGGCAGGTCGTCTCCAACACCGGCACCTGGATGCAGCGCATCGCCCAGGACTGGCTGGTGCTGAGCCTCACCGGCTCCTCGGCGGCCGTCGGCATCACCACCGCCCTCCAGTTCCTGCCGATGCTGCTGTTCGGCCTCTACGGCGGTGTCCTCGTCGACCGGCTGCCCAAGCGGCCCGCGCTGCTGTTCACCCAGTCCGCGATGGCCCTCACCGGCCTCGCGCTGGCCGCCCTCACCCTCTCCGGACACGTCCAGGTCTGGCACGTGTACGTGGCCGCCTTCGCGGTCGGTCTCGCCACGGTCGTGGACAACCCGGCCCGGCAGTCCTTCGTCTCGGAGATGGTCGGCCCCGGCCAGCTCCAGAACGCGGTCAGTCTGAATTCGGCCAACTTCCAGTCCGCGCGGCTGGTCGGTCCGGCCGTCGCCGGTCTGATGATCACCGGGGTGGGCACCGGGTGGGCGTTCCTCGCCAACGGGCTGTCCTTCGTCGCGCCCATCGGCGGGTTGCTGCTCATGCGCACCCGTGAGCTGCACTCCGTCGACCGTGCCCCGCGCGGCAAGGGCCAGCTCCGGGAGGGGCTGCGGCATGTCGCCGGGCGGCCGGAGCTGATCTGGCCGATCGTGCTCGTCGGCTTCATCGGCACCTTCGGCTTCAACTTCCCCGTGTGGCTCACCGCCTTCGCCGACGACGTGTTCCACGCCGGTGCCGGTGCGTACAGCCTGTTCAACACCCTGATGGCGGTCGGCTCCCTGATCGGCGCCCTGCTCGCCGCGCGGCGCGGTACGGCCCGGTTCCGGGTGCTGGTCGCGGCCGCGCTGGCCTTCGGCACGGTGGAGATCGTGGCGGCGCTGGCGCCCTCCTACTGGCTGTTCGCGCTCCTCATGGTGCCCATCGGCGCCTTCGGCCTCACGGTCAACGTCACCGCCAACACCGCCGTCCAGATGTCCACCGACCCGGCCATGCGGGGGCGCGTGATGTCCCTCTTCATGATGGTCTTCATGGGCGGCACCCCGCTCGGCGCCCCGCTCGTGGGCTGGGTGACCGACACGTACGGCGCCCGCTTCGGCTTCGTCGCGGGTGGCGTGGTCTCGGCCGCCGCTGCCGCCGTCATCGGGCTGTTCCTGGCCCGCGCGGGGGATCTCCGGCTGAGGCTGAGCTGGCACCGGGGCCCGCAACTGCGGTTCGTGCCCAGGGGGAGCGAGGAGCTGACGCCGACGGCGTGA
- a CDS encoding inositol monophosphatase family protein produces the protein MTDDLELATAAALAGAEVVRAGYGKDLARTDKGGGDFATAADVAAERAVLDVIRAARPDDAVLGEEGGRQGAPDTGRLWLVDPLCGTLDYAVGHRLVAVNVALRDGPAAVADPFTGEVFRTDGETAWRRHEGTDTPLRPSAATALVDVNLDPPFPSAPAFRAADLLAHPVFVARFRPRVVSTTLALTWVAVGRRAAYVTDGTGLCDSVHFAAGTALCRAAGCVVTGLDGTPPGPDTRGLVAAADAKTHSLLMKLIRDEP, from the coding sequence GTGACCGACGACCTCGAGTTGGCGACAGCGGCCGCCCTGGCCGGCGCGGAAGTGGTGCGCGCGGGCTACGGCAAGGATCTGGCCCGGACCGACAAGGGCGGCGGGGACTTCGCCACGGCGGCCGACGTGGCGGCCGAGCGGGCCGTCCTGGACGTCATCCGCGCGGCCCGGCCGGACGACGCGGTGCTCGGCGAGGAGGGCGGCCGGCAGGGCGCCCCCGACACCGGGCGCCTCTGGCTCGTGGACCCCCTGTGCGGCACCCTCGACTACGCCGTGGGCCACCGGCTCGTCGCCGTCAACGTGGCCCTCCGCGACGGCCCGGCGGCCGTGGCGGACCCCTTCACCGGCGAGGTCTTCCGCACCGACGGCGAGACGGCCTGGCGTCGCCACGAGGGCACCGACACCCCCCTGCGCCCCTCGGCGGCGACCGCCCTGGTGGACGTCAACCTGGACCCGCCCTTCCCGAGCGCCCCCGCCTTCCGCGCCGCGGACCTCCTTGCGCACCCGGTGTTCGTGGCGCGCTTCCGCCCCCGGGTGGTCTCCACGACCCTGGCCCTGACGTGGGTGGCGGTGGGCCGCCGAGCCGCCTACGTCACCGACGGCACCGGCCTCTGCGACAGCGTCCACTTCGCGGCCGGTACCGCCCTGTGCCGGGCGGCGGGCTGCGTGGTCACCGGGCTCGACGGCACGCCACCGGGCCCGGACACCCGGGGCCTGGTGGCAGCGGCGGACGCGAAGACACACAGCCTGTTGATGAAGCTGATCCGCGACGAGCCCTGA
- a CDS encoding aldo/keto reductase, which translates to MEYTQLGRTGLKVSRLVLGTMNFGPQTDEADSHAIMDAALDAGINYFDTANVYGWGENKGRTEEIIGTWFAKGGERREKTVLATKVYGNMGAEGDVWPNYDKLSALNIRRAVDASLKRLQTDYIDIYQFHHIDRNTPFEEIWQAVDVLVTQGKILYAGSSNFPGYKIAQANETALRRGNTLGLVSEQCLYNLAERRAEMEVIPAAQDYGLGVIPWSPLHGGLLGGVIRKEAERGRRASGRAADALADTATRNRIEAYEELLAKHGLEPGEVALAWLLTRPGVTGPIVGPRTGEQLASALRAVELKLSEELLTSLDEIFPGPGPAPEAFAW; encoded by the coding sequence ATGGAGTACACGCAGCTTGGACGTACGGGTCTGAAGGTCAGCCGGCTGGTGCTGGGGACCATGAACTTCGGGCCGCAGACCGACGAGGCGGACAGCCACGCGATCATGGACGCGGCGCTGGACGCGGGCATCAACTACTTCGACACCGCGAACGTGTACGGCTGGGGCGAGAACAAGGGCCGTACCGAGGAGATCATCGGAACCTGGTTCGCAAAGGGCGGCGAGCGGCGGGAGAAAACCGTCCTGGCCACCAAGGTTTACGGGAACATGGGCGCAGAAGGCGACGTCTGGCCCAACTACGACAAGCTCTCCGCGCTGAACATCCGCCGCGCGGTGGACGCCAGCCTGAAGCGGCTGCAGACCGACTACATCGACATCTACCAGTTCCACCACATCGACCGGAACACCCCGTTCGAGGAGATCTGGCAGGCGGTCGACGTCCTGGTCACCCAGGGCAAGATCCTCTACGCCGGTTCCTCCAACTTCCCCGGCTACAAGATCGCCCAGGCCAACGAGACGGCCCTGCGCCGGGGCAACACCCTCGGCCTGGTCAGCGAGCAGTGCCTGTACAACCTCGCCGAGCGCCGCGCCGAGATGGAGGTCATCCCGGCCGCCCAGGACTACGGGCTCGGCGTCATCCCCTGGTCGCCGCTGCACGGCGGTCTGCTGGGCGGGGTCATCCGCAAGGAGGCCGAGCGCGGTCGCCGTGCCTCCGGCCGCGCCGCCGACGCCCTCGCGGACACGGCCACGCGCAACCGGATCGAGGCGTACGAGGAGCTGCTCGCCAAGCACGGCCTGGAGCCCGGCGAGGTCGCGCTCGCCTGGCTGCTGACCCGGCCCGGCGTCACCGGCCCGATCGTCGGCCCGCGCACCGGGGAGCAGCTCGCCTCGGCGCTGCGCGCGGTGGAGCTGAAGCTGAGCGAGGAGCTGCTGACCAGCCTGGACGAGATCTTCCCCGGTCCGGGCCCCGCCCCGGAGGCGTTCGCCTGGTAG
- a CDS encoding GDSL-type esterase/lipase family protein, which translates to MLRFMPVGDSMTIGSAGEHTWRYRLWQHLRGTYGGPFQIVGPRETLYDQATGEPDSYEYADPDFPRAHLAGWGEGWQHMAPLIGEAVRAHRADVLLVSLGLIDLGFYTNAEQTVDNVWAFVSAAREARPRVRMVLLPVIPNIRAQEDGPFAEQVALFNTLLAKTAADLDEPRSPLLLASSPEGWDIHTDTYDGTHPNASGEHRIAGAFAGAMYEAWGLGEPYVA; encoded by the coding sequence ATGCTCAGGTTCATGCCCGTAGGTGACTCCATGACGATCGGGAGCGCGGGCGAACACACGTGGCGTTACCGGCTGTGGCAGCACCTGCGGGGCACATACGGCGGCCCGTTCCAGATCGTCGGCCCCCGCGAGACGCTGTACGACCAGGCCACCGGGGAGCCCGACTCCTACGAGTACGCCGACCCCGACTTCCCCCGCGCCCACCTCGCCGGCTGGGGCGAGGGCTGGCAGCACATGGCTCCGCTGATCGGGGAGGCGGTGCGGGCGCACCGGGCCGACGTGCTGCTGGTCTCCCTCGGGCTGATCGACCTGGGCTTCTACACCAACGCGGAGCAGACGGTCGACAACGTGTGGGCGTTCGTCTCGGCGGCCCGTGAGGCGCGTCCGCGCGTACGCATGGTGCTCCTGCCGGTCATCCCGAACATACGCGCCCAGGAGGACGGCCCCTTCGCCGAACAGGTCGCCCTTTTCAACACCCTCCTCGCCAAGACCGCCGCCGACCTCGACGAACCCCGTTCACCGCTGCTCCTGGCCTCGTCGCCGGAGGGCTGGGACATCCACACGGACACCTACGACGGCACCCACCCCAACGCGAGCGGCGAGCACCGGATCGCGGGGGCGTTCGCGGGGGCGATGTACGAGGCGTGGGGGCTGGGGGAGCCGTACGTGGCCTGA
- a CDS encoding NCS2 family permease yields MPTSATAQAPSPEQPGGKPSQSAVDRYFKISERGSSVAREIRGGFATFFAMAYIIVLNPIILGSAKDMYGHHLDNGQLVTATALTAAFTTLLMGVIGNVPIALAAGLGVNTVVALQLAPRMSWPDAMGMVVLAGFVVMLLVATGLRERVMNAVPYGLRKAIAIGIGLFIMLIGLVDSGFVTRIPDIAQTTVPLQLGTGGHLTGWPVLVFVLGVLLTLALIVRKVPGAILISIVAMTVLAVIINLVAKVPSWGLTTPKWPGNPVATPDFGLIGKVSLFGGFGKVGVLTGVLFVFTVLLSCFFDAMGTIMGVSDEAKLTDAQGQMPGINKVLLIDGLAVAAGGASSSSATTCFVESTAGVGEGARTGLANVVTGALFGVSLFLTPVATMVPSQAATPALLAVGFLILAGSIREIDWADFTIAIPAFVTMVMMPFTYSITNGIGMGFITFVVLRLAAGRGREVPVAMYVVAAVFGFYYLMPALGLT; encoded by the coding sequence ATGCCCACCTCGGCCACGGCCCAGGCTCCTTCCCCCGAACAGCCAGGCGGAAAGCCCTCCCAGAGCGCCGTCGACCGCTACTTCAAGATCTCCGAGCGCGGCAGCTCCGTCGCCCGGGAGATCCGGGGCGGTTTCGCCACGTTCTTCGCGATGGCGTACATCATCGTCCTGAACCCGATCATCCTCGGCAGCGCCAAGGACATGTACGGGCACCATCTGGACAACGGCCAGCTCGTCACGGCCACCGCGCTCACCGCCGCCTTCACCACCCTCCTCATGGGCGTGATCGGCAACGTCCCGATCGCGCTCGCGGCCGGGCTCGGCGTCAACACGGTCGTCGCGCTCCAGCTCGCGCCGCGCATGTCGTGGCCGGACGCGATGGGCATGGTGGTGCTCGCCGGCTTCGTGGTGATGCTGCTGGTCGCCACCGGTCTGCGCGAGCGCGTGATGAACGCGGTGCCCTACGGGCTGCGCAAGGCCATCGCCATCGGTATCGGCCTGTTCATCATGCTGATCGGCCTGGTCGACTCCGGCTTCGTCACCCGTATCCCGGACATCGCCCAGACCACCGTCCCGCTCCAGCTCGGCACCGGCGGCCACCTCACCGGCTGGCCGGTCCTGGTCTTCGTGCTCGGTGTCCTGCTCACCCTCGCGCTGATCGTCCGCAAGGTGCCGGGCGCGATCCTGATCTCCATCGTGGCGATGACCGTCCTCGCGGTGATCATCAACCTGGTCGCCAAGGTGCCGTCCTGGGGCCTGACCACCCCGAAGTGGCCGGGCAACCCGGTCGCCACCCCGGACTTCGGGCTGATCGGCAAGGTCAGCCTGTTCGGCGGCTTCGGCAAGGTCGGCGTGCTGACCGGCGTCCTCTTCGTCTTCACCGTCCTGCTGTCCTGCTTCTTCGACGCCATGGGCACGATCATGGGCGTCAGCGACGAGGCCAAGCTGACCGACGCCCAGGGCCAGATGCCGGGCATCAACAAGGTCCTGCTGATCGACGGCCTCGCGGTCGCGGCGGGCGGCGCCAGCTCCTCCTCGGCCACCACCTGCTTCGTGGAGTCCACGGCGGGCGTCGGCGAGGGCGCCCGTACGGGTCTCGCCAACGTCGTCACCGGCGCGCTGTTCGGCGTCTCGCTGTTCCTCACCCCGGTCGCCACCATGGTGCCGTCCCAGGCCGCCACCCCCGCGCTGCTCGCGGTCGGCTTCCTGATCCTGGCGGGCTCGATCCGGGAGATCGACTGGGCCGACTTCACCATCGCCATCCCGGCCTTCGTGACCATGGTGATGATGCCGTTCACCTACTCGATCACCAACGGCATCGGCATGGGCTTCATCACCTTCGTGGTCCTCCGCCTGGCCGCCGGGCGCGGCCGGGAGGTCCCGGTGGCGATGTACGTGGTCGCGGCCGTCTTCGGCTTCTACTACCTGATGCCGGCCCTCGGTCTGACCTGA
- a CDS encoding GH92 family glycosyl hydrolase encodes MTWTRHIGRFMAGTLAATALLATPAHAQADPPARLTGLVNPFIGTQNEGNTYPGAAVPFGMVQLSPDTGHNTGYDYAQDHIRGFSLVHLSGVGCGLGGDLPVLPTTGDVTTTDYAKYAAKFSHDDESASPGYYRVGLDSGIEAELTATARTGVQRYTFPATDKANVLLNAGQSLHTKVATDVEILDDHTVRTRLTGRGFCQDTVPYTLYTVTRFDRPFTAHGTWTGSTLSDGAKTGADGAYLRFDTRKDRTVEATTALSYVDARGALGNLRAEGGRSFDAVRGAAQRAWEDRLGDVRVRGGSDTLRRTFYSSLYRSFLAPNIGSDTDGRYTGWDQKIHRTQGFTYYQNWSLWDTYRTQSQLLSLLAPREARDMAISVIRIDEESGWLPKWGYGTVETNIMTGDPVTPFLTNAYQQGLLHGWEDRAYRALKKNADGVPPADSPAVGREANREYLADGFAPYVKDRPHAKPGDSDYDHGASATLEYALSDAMLSRMARDLGHRADADRYAARARNYRKIFDPSTGFFRARDASGAFTGPADPAKSEGFHEGTSWQYQWLVPQDLPGMVDLIGGKQAANDRLDSFFAYGQLTEDPAKTAREVWVNGPYDYYNADKYNPQNEPDLIAPYTYLSTGQPWKTTDVVHAALTLFTDGPTGMTGNDDLGTMSAWNVLSSIGVFPVQPGYDTWGLSTPVFDRVDLTLDRRYYPHGALTITAPGTSADTRYVRSARLDGAAYGRTYLTTGALRAHRSLSFTVGPAPSSWGTGADAGPPALG; translated from the coding sequence ATGACATGGACACGGCATATCGGCCGCTTCATGGCCGGGACGCTGGCGGCGACCGCGCTGCTGGCCACCCCCGCCCACGCGCAGGCCGACCCGCCCGCCCGGCTGACCGGCCTCGTCAACCCGTTCATCGGCACCCAGAACGAGGGCAACACCTATCCCGGCGCGGCGGTGCCGTTCGGCATGGTGCAGCTCTCCCCCGACACCGGCCACAACACCGGCTACGACTACGCCCAGGACCACATCCGGGGCTTCTCCCTGGTCCACCTCTCCGGCGTCGGCTGCGGCCTCGGCGGTGACCTCCCGGTGCTGCCCACCACGGGTGACGTCACCACCACCGACTACGCGAAGTACGCCGCGAAGTTCAGCCACGACGACGAGTCCGCGAGCCCCGGCTACTACCGCGTCGGCCTGGACTCCGGCATCGAGGCCGAGCTGACCGCGACCGCCCGCACCGGCGTGCAGCGCTACACCTTCCCGGCCACCGACAAGGCCAACGTCCTGCTGAACGCGGGCCAGTCGCTGCACACCAAGGTCGCCACCGACGTCGAGATCCTGGACGACCACACCGTGCGCACCAGGCTCACCGGCCGCGGCTTCTGCCAGGACACGGTCCCCTACACGCTCTACACGGTCACCCGTTTCGACCGCCCCTTCACCGCCCACGGCACCTGGACCGGGTCCACCCTCAGCGACGGCGCGAAGACCGGTGCGGACGGCGCCTACCTGCGGTTCGACACCCGGAAGGACCGCACGGTCGAGGCCACCACCGCGCTGTCCTACGTGGACGCGCGGGGCGCGCTCGGCAATCTGCGCGCCGAGGGCGGCCGGTCCTTCGACGCGGTGCGCGGCGCGGCCCAGCGGGCCTGGGAGGACCGGCTGGGCGACGTGCGGGTGCGCGGCGGGAGCGACACGCTGCGCCGGACCTTCTACTCCTCGCTGTACCGGTCGTTCCTCGCGCCGAACATCGGCAGCGACACCGACGGCCGCTACACCGGCTGGGACCAGAAGATCCACCGCACCCAGGGCTTCACCTACTACCAGAACTGGTCGCTCTGGGACACCTACCGCACCCAGTCCCAGCTGCTCTCGCTGCTCGCGCCGCGTGAGGCGCGGGACATGGCGATCTCGGTGATCCGGATCGACGAGGAGAGCGGCTGGCTGCCCAAGTGGGGGTACGGCACGGTCGAGACCAACATCATGACCGGCGACCCGGTCACGCCGTTCCTCACCAACGCCTATCAGCAGGGGCTGTTGCACGGCTGGGAGGACCGGGCCTACAGGGCGCTGAAGAAGAACGCGGACGGCGTGCCGCCCGCCGACTCGCCGGCCGTGGGCCGGGAGGCCAACCGGGAGTACCTCGCCGACGGCTTCGCCCCCTACGTCAAGGACCGCCCGCACGCCAAGCCCGGCGACTCGGACTACGACCACGGGGCGTCGGCCACGCTGGAGTACGCGCTGTCGGACGCGATGCTGTCCCGGATGGCCCGCGACCTCGGACACCGAGCGGACGCGGACCGGTACGCGGCGCGGGCACGGAACTACCGGAAGATCTTCGACCCCTCGACCGGCTTCTTCCGCGCCCGTGACGCCTCCGGCGCCTTCACCGGGCCGGCCGACCCGGCCAAGAGCGAGGGCTTCCACGAGGGCACGTCCTGGCAGTACCAGTGGCTCGTACCGCAGGACCTGCCCGGCATGGTGGACCTGATCGGCGGCAAGCAGGCGGCCAACGACCGGCTCGACTCCTTCTTCGCCTACGGGCAGTTGACCGAGGACCCGGCGAAGACCGCCCGCGAGGTGTGGGTGAACGGGCCGTACGACTACTACAACGCGGACAAGTACAACCCGCAGAACGAGCCCGACCTGATCGCGCCCTACACCTATCTGTCCACCGGGCAGCCGTGGAAGACGACGGACGTGGTGCATGCCGCGCTGACCCTGTTCACGGACGGGCCGACCGGGATGACCGGCAACGACGATCTGGGCACGATGTCCGCCTGGAACGTGCTGTCGTCCATCGGCGTCTTCCCGGTCCAGCCCGGCTACGACACCTGGGGCCTGTCCACCCCGGTGTTCGACCGGGTCGACCTCACCCTGGACCGCCGGTACTACCCGCACGGCGCGCTCACCATCACCGCGCCGGGCACCTCGGCGGACACCCGCTATGTCCGGTCGGCGCGGCTGGACGGCGCCGCGTACGGGCGGACGTATCTGACCACCGGGGCGCTGCGGGCGCACCGTTCGCTGTCCTTCACCGTCGGGCCGGCGCCCTCCTCATGGGGCACCGGGGCCGACGCGGGACCGCCCGCGCTGGGCTGA
- a CDS encoding MarR family winged helix-turn-helix transcriptional regulator yields MSDLTHGDDVAAVNSLRSAVMRLSRRLKHQRVDESLSPTEMSVLGTLSNCGQATPGELARKEHVQPPSMTRIVALLEAKGLVRLEPHPEDRRQKVVTRTEQAEAMLVESRRKRNAFLAGLVEGLDEDEWATLRAAAPVLEKLAQL; encoded by the coding sequence ATGTCGGACCTCACCCACGGCGACGACGTGGCCGCCGTGAACTCCCTCCGCTCCGCCGTGATGCGGCTGTCCCGTCGACTCAAGCACCAGCGGGTCGACGAGTCGCTGAGCCCCACCGAGATGTCGGTCCTGGGCACGCTGTCCAACTGCGGACAGGCCACCCCGGGCGAGCTGGCGCGCAAGGAGCACGTCCAGCCGCCCTCGATGACCCGCATCGTCGCGCTCCTGGAGGCCAAGGGCCTGGTCCGGCTCGAGCCGCATCCCGAGGACCGGCGCCAGAAGGTCGTCACCCGGACCGAACAGGCCGAGGCGATGCTCGTCGAGAGCCGCCGCAAACGCAACGCGTTCCTGGCCGGCCTGGTCGAGGGCCTCGACGAGGACGAGTGGGCGACCCTGCGCGCCGCCGCCCCCGTCCTGGAGAAGCTCGCGCAACTGTAG
- a CDS encoding DUF2530 domain-containing protein codes for MTKWTPQHEAPEPLEGPVVATITGGTIVWFVLFLVQLPFYGWFEDHGHLWWVWTCLAGAGLGLIGIWYVRGRDAAIKRAAAERETVPAE; via the coding sequence ATGACGAAGTGGACCCCCCAGCACGAAGCGCCGGAGCCCCTGGAGGGTCCCGTGGTCGCCACCATCACCGGCGGCACGATCGTCTGGTTCGTCCTCTTCCTGGTCCAGCTCCCCTTCTACGGCTGGTTCGAGGACCACGGCCACCTGTGGTGGGTGTGGACCTGCCTGGCCGGGGCCGGCCTCGGCCTGATCGGCATCTGGTACGTGCGCGGGCGGGACGCCGCGATCAAGCGGGCCGCAGCCGAGCGGGAGACCGTCCCCGCCGAGTGA
- the thpR gene encoding RNA 2',3'-cyclic phosphodiesterase — translation MRLFAAVLPPPGAVAELGREVRALRRLAGADTLRWTQPDGWHFTLAFYGEVPEETVPELERRLERAAARSTPFPLALAGGGSFGRDRALWAGACGELPALGRLAERAQAAGRRAGAGGEEHRHYRAHLTLARGKGDTALRPYVDALAEFAGTAWTVGELVLVRSHLPASGVPGEQPRYAPVARWALGAAR, via the coding sequence ATGAGACTCTTCGCCGCCGTGCTGCCGCCCCCGGGGGCCGTGGCGGAGCTGGGCCGGGAGGTACGGGCACTGCGGCGGCTCGCCGGGGCCGACACGCTGCGCTGGACCCAGCCCGACGGCTGGCACTTCACGCTCGCCTTCTACGGCGAGGTCCCGGAGGAGACCGTGCCCGAGCTGGAGCGCCGTCTGGAGCGCGCGGCCGCGCGGAGCACACCGTTCCCGCTGGCCCTCGCAGGAGGCGGCAGCTTCGGCCGGGACAGGGCGCTGTGGGCCGGGGCCTGCGGAGAACTCCCCGCGCTGGGCAGACTCGCCGAGCGGGCTCAGGCGGCCGGACGCCGGGCCGGGGCGGGCGGCGAGGAGCACCGGCACTACCGGGCGCATCTCACACTGGCCCGGGGCAAGGGCGACACCGCGCTACGGCCCTACGTCGACGCCCTCGCCGAATTCGCCGGTACCGCCTGGACGGTGGGCGAACTGGTCCTCGTCCGCAGTCACCTGCCGGCGTCCGGCGTGCCCGGTGAGCAGCCCCGGTACGCCCCGGTCGCCCGCTGGGCACTGGGCGCGGCCCGTTAG